From the Helicobacter mustelae genome, the window ATGGCATCCATTCTAGAGATTGCTAGAAGCTATGAATTAGCCCTGATTGAAGACTGCTCCCAGGCTCATGGCGCAAGGATTAAAATCGGGAATAAAATGCTTTTTGCAGGAAATATTGGAGACATCGCTACCTTTAGCTTTTATCCCAGCAAAAATTTGGGTGCCATCGGGGATGGGGGCTGCATCCTAAGCAATGACAAAAATTTAATTTCTAGATGTCAAAACATCGCCAATCACTGCCCAAATCCTCAGGAAAAAATCCACTTCATCGGCAGAAATTCCCGCCTAGATTCCCTGCAAGCCGCATTTTTGTCACTAAAATTGCCAGATTTGGAGGCCCAAAACCAACATCGCCAAAAAATCGCTAAGCTCTATAGAGAAAAACTCTGCAACATCCATGCCCTTGTTTTGCCCCAAATCCCGGTGTTTGCTCATCAATGCGTGTGGCATTTGTATGTGGTACGCCTCCAAGGGGAATTAGAAGGAAAGAGAGAGGATCTAATGGAGTTTTTGAGGGAGAGAGGCATAGAGACGCGTGTGCATTATGCGCAAAATCTCACCAAGCTTAAAGAAATTCACAGCAATATTAGCACCATCACCTCCCCCACTCCCAATGCCAACAATTGGGAGGCCAATCTCCTTTCTTTGCCGATGGGCACCCATCTGCAAGAAAAAGATATTATCATCATAGCAGAAAGCATCCAAGCATTTTGCAAACTCATTACAAAGGCATAACATGAAATTTTTCTCCATTTTACTAAGCACATTTTTCTTATTTGGCTGCTTTGGTAGCAAACCTGAGCACAAGGCACTTCCAGCAAGGGCAAAAACCTGCGATAGCCCTCATGCCATCATCACCCCCCCAACAATCAAAGCAGAAGAAAAAAATGATCTTGCCATCACTCCAGAAAAAGTAAAAGAAGGTCTCAACTACCTTATCCAAGATGGCTGTCTAGTTATTGGTGAGGGCGCGGATGCCTATAGCCTTGACATCAGCTATGAGAGCGAACTGCACCAACAGCAAGTAAGTCTCCTGGTTGTCAGCGATGAGGAAAACACCGCAAAACTCACCATTGAGGCCACTTTGAAAAAACAAGGCGTTACAAGGACTTTCAAAAGCACCAAGAATATCTCACACAAGGGTAAGAAAATCCTAGGAATTGGATCAAACACAGAAATCACCAAAGATGATATTGATGAATTACTCAATAGCACGCTGCTAAATGTCTATGATCAAATCCTAAAGAACATCAAATAGCCCAAGTTCCCACTAAAGCCACTTGATTCCCGTGGCTTCTTCTTGTGCCTGCAATGGCATGGGGCTTGGATTTGACAATGGGAATAGCTGTGAGTAGTCTTTGGATTTTTGCAAGCACTCAAGATGCAGCGGAGTTAGGATCCTTTGACTTTGGCGACATTAGCGTGGTTTCTTCCCATGGGATGATTAACACAGCGACTCTATGAGTTTTGTAATTTGTGTGAATCATACAGACTTGTGAATGGAGGGGTTGTGGTGGATTTTCTCATGGCTATAGCAGAGTTTTCTATCGCAATTCCTTGCGGAAGTATAGCTTTGGGGGTTTTATAGTGGGTGGTTGAGATTTTTGAAAATCCCAAAAACTCTCGTGGCTTCTTTGTTCCACAGAAGGAATCTGGTAGAATGTAGGTTTTATTTATTTTAGAATTTTTGGGGAGAAGATGAAGGAAGATTCACAACAAGATTTCCACAGAATTATGAAAAATCGCCATTTGATGATGATTGCCTTTGGTGGGGTGATTGGCACAGGGCTCTTTGTAGCCACGGGAGAAAATCTCCACCAAGCAGGTGCACTTGGCACACTGCTCTCCTATGCCATTGGCGCACTCATTGTATGCACTGTGATGCTGAGCCTTGGGGAGCTCTCTTCTATGTTTCCCAATACTTCAAGTTTTGGCGATTATGCACATCGTTTCATCAGCCCCAGCACGGGCTATGTGGTCACCTGGCTTTACTGGCTTACCTGGGTGGCGGCACTTGGAGGGGAGTTCACAGCAGTGGGACTATTGATGCAAAAATGGTTTCCTGATGTGCCCGTGTGGGTATGGGCAAGCATCTTTGGGGTGGTCATTTTTGTGCTCAATATCTGGACGGTGCGCGTGTTTGCCGAAGGAGAATTTATCTTTAGCGGGATCAAAGTCATCGCGGTGATTTTGTTTTTGCTGCTAGGTTTTGGTGTGATTCTTTACAATGTTTTCCATTTTGGCGTGCGCGAGACCTTTGTGTATTACTACAAAGATGGCTGGTTCCCCAATGGCCTTTCCGCAATCTTGATGACGATTTTGGCGGTGAATTTTGCCTTTTCTGGCACAGAGGTCATCGGGGTGGCTGTGGGCGAGACCAAAGACCCGGGAAAAGCCATGCCAAAGGCCATCAATGCCACACTATGGCGCTTGGTGCTGTTTTTCATCGGCACGGTTTTCATCATCGCCACCCTCCTGCCCTATGATGATGCACGCCTTAGTACCAGCCCCTTTGTGGCGGTACTAGACAAAATTGGCATCCCCTTTGCAGGCGATATTATGAATTTCATCATCATCATTGCCATTTTTTCTGTAAGCAATTCTGGACTCTATGCCTCTTCTCGAATGCTCTGGAGCCTAGGAAATACCGGCAAGATCCCCAGATTCTTTGGCAAGGTCAATCACCGCGGCACACCAGTGAATGCTGTGATCTTCTCCATGCTAGGATCCCTCTCAGCCCTAAGCTCGCTAGTCTTTGCACCAGAGATTGTCTTCTCCACACTCATTGGAGTCTCTGGCTTCACTTCCATCCTCACCTGGATGTCTGTGAGCCTAGCCCAATACAATTTCCGAAAATCCTGCAGCCAAGAGATGCTTGCAAAACTGCCTTATAAAACCCCATTCATGCCCTACACGCCCATCATCGCGCTCTTTCTTTGCTCTGCATCCATCATTGGTTGCTTCTTTGACACCACCCAGAGGATCTCCATCTTTGCTACACTGATTTTTGTGCTTGTGTGCTATGGAACCTATTTCCTCACAGAAAAAAAACCCTCCACAATCAATTCCTAGGAAAAGTCTTGGTTTTTATTGCAAAACCAAGGGATAATTGATAAAATCCAGAAATATTTAAATACAAAGCAAGGAAAAAAATGCTACAGACCATCAATCTCACCATGAACTACGCCACAAAAAAGCTCTTTGAAAACATCAACATCAAGCTGGATTCAGGCAAGCGCTATGGACTCATCGGGGCAAATGGTGCGGGGAAATCTACTTTTTTGAAAATCCTTCAGGGTGCCTATGAGCCAAGTAGCGGAGAGGTCATAATCCACCCTAATGCAAGGCTTGGAGTACTGGGTCAAGATCAATATGCCTTTGAAGATCTCAGCCTCAAAGATGCCGTGCTCATTGGCAACAAGCGCCTTTTTGATGCGGTGAAAGAAAAAGAGAGGCTCTATGCAGAGGGGGATTTAAGCGATGAAAAGGTCAATGAACGCTTAGGCGAACTAGAGATGATTTGTGCTGAAGAAGATCCCATGTATGAATATGAAGTGGTCATTGAAAAAATCCTGCAAGATCTAGGATTCCCCACAGATCTCCACACACAACCAATGAAAACACTCACTGGAGGAGATAAGTTCAAAATTTTGCTTGCTCAAGTGCTTTTCCCAAAGCCTGAAATCCTATTACTAGATGAACCTACAAACAACCTCGATCTCCCCGCCATCGCTTGGCTAGAGGAAAATCTCAAGCGACATGTTGGAACAATGGTGGTCATCAGCCATGACAGGCATTTTCTCAACACCGTTTGCACACACATTCTCGACCTAGATTTCAAGACCATTCGCGAATTTAGTGGGAATTATGATGATTGGTATATTGCCTCTACCCTCATTGCCAAACAACAAGAAATGGAGCGCAATAAAAAGCTCAAAGAAAAAGAAGAATTAGAGAATTTTATCGCTAGATTCTCTGCCAATGCTTCCAAAGCAAGGCAGGCCACCTCGCGTCAAAAACAATTAGAAAAGCTTGAGATTCAAGCCCTTGCCCTATCTAGCCGCAGGGATCCTAGCATCAGCTTCAAACCCAAGCGCACCATTGGTAATGAAGCACTGGAGTGTGAGGGGATTTCTAAGAGCTATGGAGAGAAGAAGGTTTTAGAAAATCTTAGTCTGAAAATTCTCCCAGGGGATAAAATCGCGCTCATTGGTGCCAATGGAGTGGGGAAAAGCACACTGTGCAAAATCCTAGTCGAAGAGATAGCGCCTGATCAGGGAACCGTAAAATGGGGCGCGACGACTCAGCGGGGCTATTTTCCTCAAAATGTAAGCGAAGAGATAAAAGGCGAAGAGACGCTTTATGAATGGCTGAGGGGATTTGACAAAAAAGTAGAGAGCGGGGAAATTCGCAATGCACTAGGAAGGATGCTATTTAGTGGCGAAGAGCAAGAAAAAAGCATCAATGCTCTAAGCGGTGGCGAAAAGCATCGCATGGTGCTTTCTAAGCTCATGCTTGAGGGAGGGAATTTCCTCGTGCTTGATGAGCCAAGCAACCATCTGGATCTAGAGTCCATTGTAGCCCTTGGCGAGGCACTCTATAAGTTCAATGGGAATGTCATCTGCGTAAGTCATGACCGCGAACTCATCGATGCGTTTGCAAATCGAATCATCGAGCTAGTAGATGATGGAGCCAATGGCGCTAAAGTGATAGATTTTCATGGCAGCTATGAAGAATACCTAACCAGCAAAGAACAAGCACTTAAATCTAAAGCAAGCAGAAAGGATCAAGGCACTTGAAAAAGGTTTTATTTTTTTTATGCGGTCTCATTTCTCTAACAAGTGGCCAAGATATCACAAGCAAACAAGCCTGGGAATATGTCCTAGAACACAATGACGGAATCAAGGCTGAAGAACTAGGGCTTAGGCGTCAAGAGAAGCTAACTCTTGCCTCCAAGCTCTCCTTCCTCCCAGAGATCAACATCACCGCACTCTATATGCACCTAGCAAACCCCATCCAC encodes:
- a CDS encoding DegT/DnrJ/EryC1/StrS family aminotransferase — translated: MQIPFLDLTSLNKPYFSPFLRRTKEIFAQSDFINGAACKQFEQEFARYIGARYCLGVGNGTDALEIAIKALNLPKGSQIILPANTFKASCEAILNTGHKAVIVDCNEDYTINIPSLKRALTPGSAAILVVHLYGRICDMASILEIARSYELALIEDCSQAHGARIKIGNKMLFAGNIGDIATFSFYPSKNLGAIGDGGCILSNDKNLISRCQNIANHCPNPQEKIHFIGRNSRLDSLQAAFLSLKLPDLEAQNQHRQKIAKLYREKLCNIHALVLPQIPVFAHQCVWHLYVVRLQGELEGKREDLMEFLRERGIETRVHYAQNLTKLKEIHSNISTITSPTPNANNWEANLLSLPMGTHLQEKDIIIIAESIQAFCKLITKA
- a CDS encoding amino acid permease, with protein sequence MKEDSQQDFHRIMKNRHLMMIAFGGVIGTGLFVATGENLHQAGALGTLLSYAIGALIVCTVMLSLGELSSMFPNTSSFGDYAHRFISPSTGYVVTWLYWLTWVAALGGEFTAVGLLMQKWFPDVPVWVWASIFGVVIFVLNIWTVRVFAEGEFIFSGIKVIAVILFLLLGFGVILYNVFHFGVRETFVYYYKDGWFPNGLSAILMTILAVNFAFSGTEVIGVAVGETKDPGKAMPKAINATLWRLVLFFIGTVFIIATLLPYDDARLSTSPFVAVLDKIGIPFAGDIMNFIIIIAIFSVSNSGLYASSRMLWSLGNTGKIPRFFGKVNHRGTPVNAVIFSMLGSLSALSSLVFAPEIVFSTLIGVSGFTSILTWMSVSLAQYNFRKSCSQEMLAKLPYKTPFMPYTPIIALFLCSASIIGCFFDTTQRISIFATLIFVLVCYGTYFLTEKKPSTINS
- a CDS encoding ABC-F family ATP-binding cassette domain-containing protein; its protein translation is MLQTINLTMNYATKKLFENINIKLDSGKRYGLIGANGAGKSTFLKILQGAYEPSSGEVIIHPNARLGVLGQDQYAFEDLSLKDAVLIGNKRLFDAVKEKERLYAEGDLSDEKVNERLGELEMICAEEDPMYEYEVVIEKILQDLGFPTDLHTQPMKTLTGGDKFKILLAQVLFPKPEILLLDEPTNNLDLPAIAWLEENLKRHVGTMVVISHDRHFLNTVCTHILDLDFKTIREFSGNYDDWYIASTLIAKQQEMERNKKLKEKEELENFIARFSANASKARQATSRQKQLEKLEIQALALSSRRDPSISFKPKRTIGNEALECEGISKSYGEKKVLENLSLKILPGDKIALIGANGVGKSTLCKILVEEIAPDQGTVKWGATTQRGYFPQNVSEEIKGEETLYEWLRGFDKKVESGEIRNALGRMLFSGEEQEKSINALSGGEKHRMVLSKLMLEGGNFLVLDEPSNHLDLESIVALGEALYKFNGNVICVSHDRELIDAFANRIIELVDDGANGAKVIDFHGSYEEYLTSKEQALKSKASRKDQGT